TTCTTGCCACAATTTGCTTAACCAAGGACTAAGACTGTCCATAGATTGAAAACGATAACCCGAAGCGACTTCCACCAGCTGAATACCCCTTGCTTGGTAGTCTAAGGTTAATTCATCCAATACTTCTTTGAGCATTTTTTTACTGACTTGCAAGCCATCTAGTACCGTTAGCTGTAATTGCTCAAAGGTAATAGCTTGGTCAGCCACAAAAATAGCGGCCTCTACTAATTGTTTTAATTGACCCCGAACAATTTTAGCCATTAGCTTGAACTCCGAACTGGGTATCATCTGCTAGCAGTACTGACTCAGAACTATTTAATCGCACATGCATATTGCCAAAAACTTGACCTTGCACCAGTTCAATTAATTGTTCTTTAGCCAATTCTAAAATCGCCAAAAAGGTTACTACCACCCCAGCTTTGCCTTCATGTGCTTGAAATAACTCATCAAAACCAGTGAAGTGTTCAGAATTTAATTTTTCTAAAATCATACTCATACGTTCACGGGTAGATAAGGTTTCTTTTTCAATGTGATGATGACTAAAGGCATCAGCCCTTTTCATCACCCCTTGAAAACTTAACACTAATTCTTGCATGCTGACATTAGGTAATATTTTAATAGGTTCTACACTGGACGCAGGCTCGGCTGTTGCAATAAAAGTATCTCGCTCTTGCCTAGGAATATTGTCTAACTCATGAGCCGCCTGTTTGATTAATTCATATTCTTTTAAGCGACGAATTAATTCGGCCCTCGGATCGTCCTCATCTTCTTCAGCGTCGGGACGTTTAGGCAATAATAAGCGAGATTTAACTTCAGCTAAAATTGCCGCCATTAACAAGTATTCGGCAGCCAACTCTAATTTTAAATCTTTCATCAATTCAACGTATTGCATATATTGTTGAGTTACTTGATATACAGGTAAATTGACAATATCGAATTTTTGCCGCCGAATAAGGTACAAGAGTAAATCGAGAGGACCTTCAAATGCTTCGAGAATTAACTCTAAGGCGTCGGGAGGAATGTATAAGTCTTCTGGTTTTTCAATTAAAGCCTCACCATTAACAAACGCCAGCGGCAAAGGTTGCTGCACGGGTTCGTTAACATTCGGGCCAGAAAATGAAGAATTGTCAGTAGACATAGTTAGCAAGAATACCTATACAAATGGACTAATATCACCACTACCTTCACGGATAATAGTGTTTTCGCCTTCCGACATATCAATTACAGTAGTCGGTTGTTCACCTAAAAATCCACCATGAATAATCAAGCCCACTTGTTTTTCTAATTTATCGCGAATTTCATCAGGATCCGATTCAGCGATAATTGCATCAGGTAAAATTAAGGTAGTGGACATTAACGGCTCGCCTAATTCTTCTAACAAGGCTAAAGCAATTTTATTATCTGGCACTCGAATACCTATGGTTCTACGTTTCGGGTTTTGTAGACGTTTAGGCACTTCTTTGGTGGCTTTTAAGATAAAAGTATAAGGACCAGGAGTGTTGTTTTTAATGGTACGAAAAGCAGTATTAT
The sequence above is a segment of the Paraglaciecola sp. L3A3 genome. Coding sequences within it:
- a CDS encoding ScpA family protein, producing the protein MSTDNSSFSGPNVNEPVQQPLPLAFVNGEALIEKPEDLYIPPDALELILEAFEGPLDLLLYLIRRQKFDIVNLPVYQVTQQYMQYVELMKDLKLELAAEYLLMAAILAEVKSRLLLPKRPDAEEDEDDPRAELIRRLKEYELIKQAAHELDNIPRQERDTFIATAEPASSVEPIKILPNVSMQELVLSFQGVMKRADAFSHHHIEKETLSTRERMSMILEKLNSEHFTGFDELFQAHEGKAGVVVTFLAILELAKEQLIELVQGQVFGNMHVRLNSSESVLLADDTQFGVQANG
- a CDS encoding L-threonylcarbamoyladenylate synthase, which codes for MSQFFYIHPDNPQARLIKQACELIHQGEVIVYPTDSGYSIGCHMNDKKALDQLCRIRHITKEHNFTLMCKDMSELSEYARVDNTAFRTIKNNTPGPYTFILKATKEVPKRLQNPKRRTIGIRVPDNKIALALLEELGEPLMSTTLILPDAIIAESDPDEIRDKLEKQVGLIIHGGFLGEQPTTVIDMSEGENTIIREGSGDISPFV